The nucleotide sequence AAGGAGCCTGTACCCGGTCCGAAGAAGCCGTCGTAGAAGCCGAAGGTGAAGGCGACGACGACGGAGAGCAGGAGAACGCGGCGCGTCATGCCACGGTACTTGTTCTCGCGTCCCCAGTCGCGGCGGAATATGCTGTAGAGGAGCACGAGTGCGAGCATGACGACGACGAGAGGGCGCAGGAAGTCGGGCGGCACCTGCCGCACGACGAGCACGCCGACGGCGGAGCCGAGGAGCGTGATGGGAAAGAGCAGGCGGATGAGCTTCATATCGACCTTGCCGCTCTTGATGAAGGAGATGAAGCTCGTGCACGCGCCCATGACGGCAGCCGCCTTGTTCGTGCCGAGCACCTCTAGGAGCGGCAGCCCCGTCATCATCAGCGCAGGGATGGAGATCAGCCCGCCGCCGCCGACGACAGCGTCGATGAACGCTGAAAAAAAGCCCATGATGCAGATGAAGAGCAGCATTTCCAAGCCCATGATTCAAGCCTCCCCACTAATGTTGTATTTATATAGTACTATGAAAGTCCAAGAAGTCAAGCCCGAAGGGCGCAGACTGATTGGCAACTTTCGTTAAGGGCGGCGCACAATGTCCACAAAGTGGACGTTTGTGCGTGTAGTTTACTATGAAAGTCCAAGAAGTCAAGCCCGAAGGGCGCAGACTGATAGGGTAACTTTCATTAAGGGCGGCGCACTTTTGTCCACAAACCTCTGCCGCGGCAGGAATTTCCTGCCGTGCGGCGAATAGAAATCTGTCAAGATCAAAGAGCGCATGCGGAAGGTGAGGGGAAGCAAGTGACGGAAATCGTGGAAGAGAAACTCAGACTGCTGCCGGATTCGCCTGGCGTCTACATCATGAAGGACGCGAAGGGGCGCATCATCTACGTTGGCAAGGCCGTCGTCCTCAAGAACCGCGTGCGGCAGTACTTCCAGAGCGGCAAGCACCAAGCGCCGAAGGTGCGAGCCATGGTCGCGAAGATTGCCGACTTCGAGACGATTCTCACACATTCGGAGGTCGAGGCGCTGATTTTGGAGTGCAACCTCATCAAGAAGCACCGCCCGCGCTACAACATCAGCCTCAAGGATGACAAGAGCTATCCGTACCTCAAGGTCACACTGGCCGACGAGTATCCGCGCGTCGTGGTCACGCGGCGCGTTACGAAAGACGGCTCGCGCTACTTCGGCCCCTATACGTCGGCAGGCGCGATGCACGAGAGCGTGAAGCTCCTGAAGAGACTCTTCCCGCTGCGCACATGCAAGAACATGAAGGTCGAGCGTCCATGCTTGGAGTATCACATCAAGCGCTGTCTTGCGCCGTGCTGCGAGCCGGTCGACAAGGAGGAGTACGGCGCGATGATCCGCGAGGTATGCCTGTTCCTCGAAGGTCGGACGGAGCAGGTGGAAAAGGAGCTTTCGCGCCGCATGACGGAGGCGGCGGAGGACTACGACTTCGAGCGGGCGGCGCGTCTGCGCGATCAGATCGCCGCCGTGCGCAAGGTGGCGGAGAAGCAGAACATCGTGACGGGATCGGGCGACCAGGATGCCATTGGCATGGCGCGATCGGGGTTAGGTGCGGTCGTCATGGTCTTTCTCATACGCGCGGGCAAGATGGTCGGGCGCGAGCACTTTCTGCTCTCGGGCAGTGAGGAGGAGACGGACGAGGCGCTTCTTACGGCATTTTTGAAGCAGTACTACCATCGCGCGGCATTCGTACCGCGCGAGATCCTGCTGCCGTTTCCCATCGAGGAGACGGAACTTTTGGAGGGTTGGCTCGCCGAGCGCAAGGGGGCGAAGGTGGCGCTCGCCGTACCGCAGCGCGGCACGAAGCACGACGTCGTCGAAATGGCTCGCTCCAATGCTGAGAAGTACCTCACGGACGAGGCCGCGCGCATCGAGCAGGCGAACGATCAGACGCTCGGCGCGGTCCGGGAGCTTGGCCGCTATCTCGGACTCAAGGAAGAGCCGATGCGCATGGAGTGCTTCGACATCTCGCACAATCAAGGCTCGGAGACGGTCGCCTCGATGGTCGTCTTCGAGGGCGGTTTGCCGAAGAAGTCCGACTATCGGCGCTTCAAGATCCGAAGCGCCGAGGGAAAGCCCGATGATTTCCTTTCGATGCGCGAGGTGACGGAGCGTCGCTACACCAAGCTCGCGGAAGACGAAATGCCCGACCTCATCATCATCGAC is from Selenomonas sputigena ATCC 35185 and encodes:
- a CDS encoding TSUP family transporter, which codes for MGLEMLLFICIMGFFSAFIDAVVGGGGLISIPALMMTGLPLLEVLGTNKAAAVMGACTSFISFIKSGKVDMKLIRLLFPITLLGSAVGVLVVRQVPPDFLRPLVVVMLALVLLYSIFRRDWGRENKYRGMTRRVLLLSVVVAFTFGFYDGFFGPGTGSFMLFAFLLVGFDFLGAAANARALNFASNLAAVVLFAYFGLVDFTYAIPMGISMIVGAWCGARLAIKKGSSYVRPLFIAVTTVLIGKQLFDLFGK
- the uvrC gene encoding excinuclease ABC subunit UvrC: MTEIVEEKLRLLPDSPGVYIMKDAKGRIIYVGKAVVLKNRVRQYFQSGKHQAPKVRAMVAKIADFETILTHSEVEALILECNLIKKHRPRYNISLKDDKSYPYLKVTLADEYPRVVVTRRVTKDGSRYFGPYTSAGAMHESVKLLKRLFPLRTCKNMKVERPCLEYHIKRCLAPCCEPVDKEEYGAMIREVCLFLEGRTEQVEKELSRRMTEAAEDYDFERAARLRDQIAAVRKVAEKQNIVTGSGDQDAIGMARSGLGAVVMVFLIRAGKMVGREHFLLSGSEEETDEALLTAFLKQYYHRAAFVPREILLPFPIEETELLEGWLAERKGAKVALAVPQRGTKHDVVEMARSNAEKYLTDEAARIEQANDQTLGAVRELGRYLGLKEEPMRMECFDISHNQGSETVASMVVFEGGLPKKSDYRRFKIRSAEGKPDDFLSMREVTERRYTKLAEDEMPDLIIIDGGKGQLSSALEIIRGAGHLTVPVVGLAKQFEYIFTEGSSDPVILPRRSQALYLIERIRDEAHRFAITYHRKLRGKRNLVSVLDHIAGIGPKRRKALWNHFGTIAKIKAASVEELAAVDGMTLPAAEAVKNFFLAQEKMLAGEE